Proteins from one Thermococcus sp. M36 genomic window:
- a CDS encoding AAA family ATPase has protein sequence MERGGLKLYPYQSYEVYGLSRNPFEQLASEGIRDVESIHVYQEVDMRLQMIVSEVIGNKSSIALSIVGPLGMGKTQRLKTIAKAIEENRGKAIYVKVDTNDILKLTRDIFYALKPPKGRTNIFLENLSRKLGFIDRLEKMLSDRDEYKSRDIAELLTEQMGRYPYCALLLDELENMGSASEREKIQFFEMLRHFISNMPKGCVVAFACVPEAYEEYSRIFPAFFMRLHYEFRLRPMSLDEAYELVKKRLNLVRIRDTDDPIYPFTEEAVKLIHQLGKGNPRQILRLLHYVLSEAAKHKFDPIDDYVVTTILEEPKSLEEYLTRIPKDYKDLVEAIVYEFNGGPVSYIQVAKTVKRPGIQVYDQLNELIRLGFLVGDPKGNYKVPEYVRKFLEEGQAEREEE, from the coding sequence ATGGAAAGAGGTGGCCTTAAGCTTTATCCCTACCAGTCATACGAGGTTTACGGCCTTTCTCGAAACCCCTTTGAACAGCTCGCAAGCGAAGGCATAAGGGACGTTGAGAGCATCCACGTCTACCAGGAGGTGGACATGCGCCTCCAGATGATAGTATCCGAAGTAATAGGCAACAAGAGCTCCATAGCGCTGAGCATAGTCGGCCCCCTCGGGATGGGCAAGACCCAGAGGCTCAAGACCATAGCGAAAGCCATAGAGGAAAACCGGGGCAAGGCGATATACGTAAAGGTAGACACCAACGACATCCTCAAGCTCACCAGGGACATCTTCTACGCCCTCAAACCGCCGAAGGGCAGGACGAACATCTTCCTTGAGAACCTTTCGCGAAAGCTCGGCTTCATCGACAGGCTTGAAAAGATGCTGAGCGACAGGGACGAGTACAAGAGCAGGGACATAGCCGAGCTTTTAACAGAGCAGATGGGCAGGTACCCCTACTGCGCGCTCCTCCTTGACGAGCTTGAGAACATGGGGAGCGCGAGCGAGAGGGAGAAGATACAGTTCTTCGAGATGCTAAGGCACTTCATAAGCAACATGCCGAAGGGCTGTGTGGTGGCGTTTGCCTGCGTTCCTGAAGCATATGAGGAGTACTCCAGGATATTCCCGGCGTTCTTCATGCGCCTCCACTACGAGTTCAGGCTCAGACCAATGAGCCTCGATGAGGCCTACGAGCTGGTCAAGAAGAGGCTCAACCTCGTGAGGATACGGGACACCGACGACCCGATATACCCATTCACAGAAGAGGCGGTAAAGCTCATCCACCAGCTCGGAAAGGGCAACCCGAGGCAGATTCTCCGCCTTCTCCACTACGTGCTTAGTGAAGCCGCAAAACACAAGTTCGACCCGATAGACGACTACGTGGTTACGACGATCCTTGAGGAGCCAAAGAGCCTTGAGGAATACCTCACGAGGATCCCGAAGGACTACAAGGACCTCGTCGAGGCGATAGTCTACGAGTTCAACGGCGGCCCAGTGAGCTACATCCAGGTTGCCAAAACCGTCAAGAGGCCGGGAATACAGGTCTACGACCAGCTCAACGAGCTTATACGGCTCGGCTTTCTTGTCGGCGACCCGAAGGGCAACTACAAGGTTCCGGAGTACGTGAGGAAGTTCCTTGAGGAAGGGCAGGCGGAAAGGGAAGAAGAGTGA
- a CDS encoding phosphoglycerate kinase encodes MFRLTDFSFHGRTVFLRADLNSPVRDGRIISDARFRAVLPTVIYLLEHGAKVVIGTHQSKPYSGDYTTTEEHAAVLSRLLGQEVEYVEDIFGKYARERIRTLKPGEALILENLRFAAEEVKYMPIDECERTFFVRKLAPLIDYVVNDAFAAAHRSQPSLVGFARLRPMIMGFLMEREVEALTRAYGTEEGPRVYVLGGAKVDDSLRVAENVLRNGRADLILTGGLVAHVFTLAKGFHLGDANLEFMAKRGLLELVERAEGILDEFYPYVRTPVDFAVDYRGERVEVDLLSGEKSLFDEHPILDIGSRTVEKYRDVLMRAKIIVANGPMGVFEREDFAVGTVGVFGAIGESPAFSVVGGGHSIASIYQHNITGISHVSTGGGAMLSFFAGEKLPVLEAFRLSYEKFSGRLGGVK; translated from the coding sequence ATGTTCAGGCTCACCGATTTCAGCTTTCACGGCAGGACGGTTTTTCTCAGGGCGGACCTCAACTCGCCGGTGAGGGACGGGAGGATAATCAGCGACGCTCGCTTTAGGGCCGTTCTTCCGACGGTGATCTACCTCCTCGAACACGGGGCGAAGGTCGTTATAGGCACCCACCAGAGCAAGCCCTACAGCGGCGACTACACGACCACGGAGGAACATGCGGCTGTTCTGAGCCGGCTTCTTGGACAGGAGGTGGAATATGTTGAGGACATCTTTGGTAAGTACGCCCGTGAGAGGATCAGGACCTTGAAGCCCGGAGAGGCGCTGATCCTTGAGAACCTCCGCTTCGCCGCGGAGGAGGTCAAGTACATGCCGATTGATGAGTGCGAAAGGACGTTCTTCGTGAGAAAGCTCGCACCGCTCATAGACTACGTCGTCAACGACGCATTTGCCGCTGCCCACAGGAGCCAGCCCTCTCTGGTCGGCTTTGCCAGGCTCAGGCCCATGATAATGGGCTTTCTCATGGAGAGGGAGGTCGAGGCGCTCACAAGGGCGTACGGGACGGAGGAGGGCCCCCGGGTCTACGTCCTCGGTGGGGCAAAGGTGGACGACTCCCTAAGGGTTGCCGAGAACGTCTTGAGGAACGGCCGCGCCGACCTTATCCTCACCGGAGGACTTGTTGCCCACGTCTTCACACTCGCCAAGGGCTTCCACCTCGGCGACGCCAACCTGGAGTTCATGGCAAAGCGGGGCCTCCTTGAGCTCGTCGAGCGGGCGGAGGGGATACTGGACGAGTTCTACCCATACGTCAGGACGCCAGTGGATTTCGCCGTCGATTACAGGGGGGAGCGCGTTGAGGTTGACCTGCTGAGCGGTGAGAAGAGTCTCTTCGACGAGCATCCGATACTCGACATAGGCTCCAGGACGGTAGAGAAGTACCGCGATGTCCTCATGCGGGCGAAGATAATAGTCGCCAACGGCCCTATGGGGGTCTTCGAGAGGGAAGACTTCGCGGTCGGGACTGTCGGCGTGTTCGGGGCCATCGGCGAGAGCCCTGCCTTCAGCGTTGTTGGGGGCGGCCACAGCATAGCCAGCATATACCAGCACAACATCACCGGGATAAGCCACGTCTCAACCGGCGGCGGCGCGATGCTGAGCTTCTTTGCGGGGGAAAAGCTGCCGGTGCTTGAAGCATTCAGGCTGAGCTATGAGAAGTTTTCCGGAAGGCTCGGAGGGGTAAAATAG
- a CDS encoding 4Fe-4S dicluster domain-containing protein, whose product MVNKMMFVLLKQLVHKPATNPFPVKHAPANVTELIEKVQKGEVQINPPVPVSEGFRGKLHYDPERCIGCRLCILVCPANAMEWIPELKKIRHYVSRCMFCALCVDVCPGKKFPGEEKAVKALSMSEEFLIADYDKYSDNLIEEPPEAKELHKKKPEAPAQVGEKT is encoded by the coding sequence ATGGTAAACAAGATGATGTTCGTCCTGCTCAAGCAGCTCGTCCACAAACCGGCGACGAACCCCTTCCCCGTCAAGCACGCCCCGGCAAACGTCACCGAACTGATAGAAAAGGTCCAAAAGGGGGAAGTCCAAATAAACCCACCGGTACCCGTTTCGGAGGGCTTCAGAGGCAAGCTTCACTACGACCCAGAGAGGTGCATAGGCTGCAGACTGTGCATCCTAGTCTGCCCGGCCAACGCCATGGAGTGGATACCCGAGCTGAAAAAGATACGGCACTACGTCAGCAGGTGCATGTTCTGCGCCCTCTGTGTTGACGTCTGCCCCGGCAAGAAGTTCCCAGGCGAGGAGAAGGCTGTGAAGGCGCTCAGCATGAGCGAGGAGTTCCTCATAGCTGACTACGACAAGTACAGCGACAACCTCATCGAGGAGCCGCCCGAGGCGAAGGAGCTCCACAAGAAAAAGCCCGAAGCCCCTGCTCAGGTGGGGGAAAAGACATAA
- the trxB gene encoding thioredoxin-disulfide reductase, which yields MFSLGGFSRGGEYENKTWDVLIIGAGPAGFTAAIYAARFGLETLIISKDLGGNMALTDLIENYPGFPEGISGSELTNKMHEQVKNLGVDIVFDEVERIDPTECAYYEGPCKFAVKTKNGKEYKARTIIIAVGAAPRKLHVPGEEEFTGRGVSYCATCDGPLFKGKKVIVVGGGNTALQEALYLKSIGVDVTLVHRRDKFRADKILQDRFKESGIPTILNTVVTEIRGTNKVEAVRLKNVKTGEETEMEVDGVFIFIGYEPKTDFVKHLGITDEYGYIPVDMHMRTKVKGIFAAGDITNVFKQIAVAVGQGAIAANSAKELLEEWNSKVVE from the coding sequence ATGTTCAGCCTCGGAGGATTCTCACGCGGAGGAGAGTACGAGAACAAGACCTGGGACGTTCTCATCATAGGTGCCGGACCGGCAGGGTTCACCGCAGCGATATACGCGGCGCGCTTCGGTCTGGAGACCCTCATCATAAGCAAGGATCTCGGCGGAAACATGGCTTTAACAGACCTCATAGAGAACTACCCCGGCTTCCCAGAGGGCATCAGCGGTTCGGAGCTGACCAACAAGATGCACGAGCAGGTCAAGAACCTCGGCGTTGATATAGTCTTCGATGAGGTCGAGAGGATAGACCCGACGGAGTGCGCCTACTACGAGGGCCCGTGCAAGTTCGCGGTTAAGACCAAGAACGGCAAGGAGTACAAGGCCAGGACGATAATCATAGCCGTCGGTGCTGCCCCGAGAAAGCTCCACGTGCCCGGCGAGGAGGAGTTCACCGGAAGGGGCGTTTCCTACTGCGCCACCTGCGACGGCCCGCTCTTCAAGGGCAAGAAGGTAATAGTTGTGGGCGGCGGAAACACTGCCCTCCAGGAGGCGCTCTACCTCAAGAGCATCGGCGTTGATGTGACGCTCGTCCACAGGCGCGACAAGTTCAGGGCCGACAAGATACTCCAAGACAGGTTTAAGGAGAGCGGCATTCCGACGATACTCAACACCGTCGTGACGGAGATCAGGGGCACAAACAAGGTCGAGGCCGTGAGGCTCAAAAACGTCAAAACGGGCGAGGAGACGGAGATGGAGGTCGATGGAGTCTTCATCTTTATCGGCTACGAGCCGAAGACCGACTTCGTCAAGCACCTCGGCATAACCGACGAGTACGGCTACATACCGGTGGACATGCACATGCGCACCAAGGTGAAGGGCATCTTTGCCGCGGGAGACATAACCAACGTCTTCAAGCAGATAGCGGTGGCAGTAGGCCAGGGTGCCATCGCTGCAAACTCCGCCAAGGAACTTCTGGAAGAGTGGAACTCGAAGGTCGTGGAGTGA
- a CDS encoding THUMP domain-containing protein yields MTVLIVTAPQGREGDAILELEWALENVRVRGTDWRGVLLAETPLSKEEALERLKNFETQAIQRVVPLDLIVPAKKEEIERAVLELAKKIDGTFAVRAKVRGNKRLSQRELETGLGSLIVERFGLRVNLGYPDYTVVVEILGNRAGIGLLGRGELLRFEVIE; encoded by the coding sequence ATGACGGTTCTCATCGTAACCGCCCCTCAGGGGCGCGAGGGGGATGCCATACTTGAGCTTGAGTGGGCGCTTGAAAACGTCCGCGTTAGGGGAACCGACTGGAGGGGCGTTCTCCTGGCCGAGACACCGCTGTCGAAGGAGGAAGCCCTCGAACGGCTGAAGAACTTCGAGACCCAGGCAATACAGAGGGTTGTTCCCCTCGACCTCATCGTTCCCGCCAAGAAGGAGGAGATTGAAAGGGCAGTCCTTGAACTAGCGAAAAAAATAGACGGCACCTTCGCCGTCCGCGCCAAGGTCAGGGGAAATAAGAGGCTCTCCCAGAGAGAGCTGGAGACAGGCCTCGGCTCGCTCATAGTGGAGCGCTTTGGCCTGAGAGTGAACCTGGGCTATCCGGACTACACAGTTGTCGTTGAGATTCTGGGGAATAGGGCAGGAATCGGGCTCCTGGGGAGGGGAGAACTGCTCCGCTTTGAGGTAATAGAGTGA
- a CDS encoding SagB/ThcOx family dehydrogenase has product MNFRHVSYIVVVLVVASSLLLLLKPYLLWRGQGETLSGEVIVLPEPRLDSEVSVEEAIAKRRSIRSYRNEPLTLEGLSQLLWAAQGITYSAKKYRSAPSAGATYPFEVYVVAGNVEGLEPGIYLYDPFTHTLALVRKRDYRNALQKAALDQEWVGKAAVDIVLVVFYDRTAHYYGERGIRYVHMEAGHIGQNIYLQATALGLGTVAVGAFDDASVAGIIGTDGVPLYIFPVGVPGG; this is encoded by the coding sequence ATGAACTTCAGGCACGTTTCGTACATCGTTGTGGTGCTGGTGGTGGCGTCATCCCTCCTTCTCCTCCTCAAGCCCTACCTCCTCTGGAGAGGGCAGGGTGAGACCCTTTCAGGGGAGGTTATAGTCCTGCCGGAGCCGAGGCTGGACTCAGAGGTCAGCGTCGAGGAAGCGATAGCGAAGCGGAGGAGCATCCGTTCTTATCGGAACGAGCCATTAACCCTGGAAGGGCTCTCCCAGCTCCTCTGGGCTGCCCAGGGGATAACATATTCGGCCAAAAAATACCGCTCTGCCCCGAGCGCAGGAGCTACTTATCCCTTCGAGGTCTATGTTGTAGCAGGAAACGTCGAGGGTCTTGAGCCAGGGATCTACCTCTATGACCCCTTCACCCATACCCTGGCCCTCGTGAGGAAGAGGGACTACAGAAACGCTCTCCAGAAGGCGGCACTCGACCAGGAATGGGTGGGAAAGGCGGCGGTTGATATAGTTCTGGTGGTATTCTATGATAGAACTGCCCATTACTATGGGGAGCGCGGAATAAGGTACGTGCACATGGAGGCCGGGCACATAGGCCAGAACATCTACCTCCAGGCGACTGCTTTAGGTTTGGGGACCGTCGCGGTCGGGGCCTTCGACGATGCATCGGTGGCCGGTATAATCGGAACCGACGGTGTTCCCCTGTACATCTTCCCGGTGGGTGTTCCAGGTGGTTAG
- a CDS encoding ferritin family protein: MYDVDEVVEALSKLSYEEALAYWIWGEKKEAEFYGELARRARNLGLGRELVETFERLAEDSLRHSTELGAHYEVRYGGKPKVDIPPLEVLSVIDEFERADQLEEVLKAAMESELIAHESYKLLAERARDGGLRELYTKLAEVERRHYEMLRERYEELKKK; the protein is encoded by the coding sequence ATGTACGACGTTGACGAGGTCGTCGAGGCGCTTTCAAAGCTGAGCTATGAGGAAGCTTTAGCTTACTGGATATGGGGTGAAAAGAAGGAGGCCGAGTTCTATGGCGAGCTGGCCAGGAGGGCCAGAAACCTGGGTCTCGGGAGGGAGCTCGTGGAGACCTTTGAGAGGCTGGCTGAGGATTCCCTCAGACACTCAACCGAACTGGGTGCCCACTATGAGGTCAGATACGGGGGAAAGCCGAAGGTTGATATACCGCCCCTTGAGGTTCTGTCCGTCATCGACGAGTTCGAGAGGGCGGACCAGCTCGAGGAGGTTCTTAAAGCTGCAATGGAGAGCGAGTTGATAGCCCACGAGTCCTACAAGCTGCTCGCGGAGAGGGCCAGGGACGGGGGGCTTAGGGAGCTCTACACAAAGCTCGCCGAGGTGGAGAGGAGGCACTACGAGATGCTCAGGGAAAGGTACGAAGAGTTGAAAAAGAAATAG
- a CDS encoding metal-dependent hydrolase: MPNYDAHVLSGVASYPLVVAMAGFLSTRGIPFELSTMALVIGYGLYVLGADLPDMDHPNALIHRGAKPIVSVLVGGAAYINLASSINVGEQWLNTAVAWGIAVAAALVAWYAFTWMMPGHRGVVHSLLFAAVYGALAFLLVEYGLGMGTGEGLYVGFAAFSGYTLHLILDRDISLL; encoded by the coding sequence ATGCCGAACTACGACGCCCACGTGCTCAGCGGGGTAGCCAGCTATCCGCTTGTTGTGGCGATGGCGGGCTTTCTCTCCACCAGGGGCATACCCTTCGAGCTGAGCACGATGGCGCTGGTAATAGGCTACGGGCTCTACGTCCTCGGGGCAGACCTGCCGGACATGGACCACCCGAACGCGCTCATCCACCGAGGGGCAAAGCCGATAGTGAGCGTTTTGGTGGGAGGAGCAGCATACATCAACCTTGCCAGCTCGATAAACGTCGGTGAGCAGTGGTTAAACACCGCCGTTGCCTGGGGAATCGCGGTGGCTGCGGCACTGGTAGCGTGGTACGCCTTCACCTGGATGATGCCGGGCCACAGGGGGGTTGTCCACTCCCTACTCTTTGCGGCAGTATACGGTGCTCTGGCCTTCCTGCTCGTCGAGTATGGCCTGGGGATGGGCACAGGTGAGGGATTATACGTCGGCTTCGCGGCCTTCAGCGGCTACACCCTCCACCTGATCCTCGACAGGGATATATCGCTTCTTTAA
- a CDS encoding respiratory chain complex I subunit 1 family protein yields the protein MTPETLIYAFTFPVLGVFLGLAYKGIDRRFSARLTSRIGPPIRQPFWDVGKLLLKETVVPENAIAWIFNAMPIVSFAASMTLLLYIPFGVLKAPLEGYGDLIVILYLLTLQSLSMTIGGFASGSPFSSVGAQREMVLMMSYEMPLATVIIGFALVYRSFSLTTIASTPVWGIVSPLAAMGILLLFIALLVVTPAELAKLPFDIAEAETEICEGILAEYSGRNLALFYLSDAVRGFAMIALEVVLFFPFTLTGIFNLSLTGTSYYAVEALWFLFKVLVLYLLAVTLVRTSFARFRIEQASKIFWVYVNIIALVGVALVWMGV from the coding sequence CCCGTGCTGGGGGTCTTCCTCGGACTGGCCTACAAGGGTATAGACAGGCGCTTCTCGGCGAGGCTGACTTCCAGAATAGGCCCGCCCATAAGGCAGCCCTTCTGGGACGTCGGGAAGCTGCTCCTCAAGGAGACAGTGGTTCCGGAGAACGCGATAGCGTGGATATTCAACGCGATGCCGATAGTATCATTCGCGGCCTCAATGACGCTCCTGCTCTACATACCCTTCGGAGTGCTCAAAGCACCCCTTGAGGGCTACGGCGACTTAATCGTCATCCTCTACCTGCTGACACTCCAGTCCCTCTCCATGACCATAGGCGGCTTTGCCTCGGGAAGTCCGTTCTCATCGGTGGGTGCGCAGAGGGAAATGGTGCTCATGATGAGCTATGAGATGCCGCTCGCGACGGTCATCATTGGCTTCGCGCTGGTCTATAGGAGCTTCTCGCTGACAACGATAGCCTCGACGCCGGTGTGGGGCATCGTGAGTCCGCTGGCGGCCATGGGAATACTGCTCCTCTTTATAGCCCTGCTCGTGGTGACGCCGGCGGAACTGGCGAAGCTCCCCTTCGACATAGCCGAGGCAGAAACTGAGATATGTGAGGGCATACTCGCAGAGTACAGCGGGAGGAACCTGGCACTGTTCTACCTCTCCGATGCCGTCAGGGGCTTCGCAATGATAGCCCTGGAGGTAGTGCTGTTCTTCCCGTTCACACTGACCGGCATATTCAACCTCAGCCTCACGGGGACGTCCTACTACGCCGTCGAAGCGCTGTGGTTCCTCTTCAAAGTGCTGGTGCTCTACCTGCTGGCGGTGACATTAGTCAGAACTTCATTCGCGAGGTTCAGGATAGAGCAGGCTTCCAAGATATTCTGGGTCTACGTCAACATAATCGCCCTCGTGGGAGTGGCCCTCGTGTGGATGGGGGTGTGA